A genomic stretch from bacterium includes:
- a CDS encoding OsmC family protein, producing the protein MKATAKQQVIRIVNGIDVDALSGAIGEVAKDPAKGQTRWRVATSWKGGTRTETQVEGYEIGGQYVKKNFQIRTDEPLELGGTNLAPNPQETLMSALNACMTVGYSALCALEGIELEELRIETQGDIDLRGFFGLDPSVKPGYDEIQYTVHIKGNGTPEQFRKIHEAVCATSPNRFNIANPIRLKADLVVEERIR; encoded by the coding sequence ATGAAAGCCACCGCAAAACAACAAGTCATCCGGATCGTCAACGGGATCGATGTGGACGCGCTGTCCGGCGCGATCGGCGAGGTCGCCAAGGACCCGGCCAAGGGGCAAACCCGCTGGCGGGTCGCAACGTCCTGGAAGGGAGGGACACGCACCGAAACGCAGGTCGAGGGCTACGAGATCGGCGGTCAATACGTGAAGAAGAATTTTCAGATCCGCACCGACGAGCCGCTCGAGCTGGGCGGCACCAACCTGGCTCCCAATCCCCAGGAAACCCTCATGTCGGCTTTGAACGCCTGCATGACGGTCGGATACTCGGCGCTCTGCGCGCTGGAAGGGATTGAATTGGAAGAGCTGAGAATCGAAACCCAGGGCGACATCGATCTCCGGGGCTTCTTCGGCCTCGATCCGAGCGTCAAGCCGGGCTACGACGAGATCCAATACACGGTGCACATCAAGGGCAACGGAACGCCGGAACAGTTCCGAAAGATTCACGAGGCCGTGTGCGCCACGTCGCCCAACCGCTTCAACATCGCCAATCCGATCCGGCTGAAGGCCGATCTGGTCGTGGAAGAAAGGATTCGTTGA
- a CDS encoding diiron oxygenase, translating to MATYSYQDCLNHSYRVNWRIEEVLGDQAFDLSRRWLPRQLSAAESIGCLNEEERKKLTHVEMVAYAHLFGYVEEFIAPQMTELAREQETSDRPAFEALANFAAEEVKHMTLFRRVRERADAQLGFGLKRLDGERATAGYVLGMNRGAVLLLIACIEWYTQLHYLSSIRDDDGLDPLAKRVFRAHWLEEAQHAKMDHLEALRCFADMEDSERDRAVGDLIELVQAVDGLLQKQSAYDVENLSVYLGRTFTPEEKKEIFGEVLKVKRWVFLFSGVTHPNFIELFNEVTTLPQRERVQLALAS from the coding sequence ATGGCCACTTACTCCTACCAAGACTGTCTGAACCACTCCTACCGGGTCAACTGGAGGATTGAAGAGGTCCTGGGTGACCAGGCCTTCGATCTCTCGAGGCGCTGGCTCCCCCGGCAACTTTCGGCGGCCGAATCGATCGGATGCCTCAATGAGGAGGAAAGGAAGAAGCTCACACATGTCGAGATGGTCGCCTATGCCCACCTCTTCGGATACGTCGAGGAATTCATCGCCCCCCAAATGACGGAGCTCGCCCGGGAACAGGAGACGAGCGACCGCCCCGCCTTCGAGGCCCTGGCCAATTTCGCGGCCGAGGAGGTGAAACACATGACCCTCTTCCGCCGCGTCCGGGAACGGGCCGACGCCCAGCTGGGCTTCGGCCTCAAGCGCCTCGACGGCGAAAGGGCGACGGCCGGCTACGTCCTGGGCATGAACCGGGGGGCGGTCCTCCTGCTCATCGCGTGCATCGAATGGTACACCCAGCTCCACTATCTCTCCTCCATCCGCGACGACGACGGACTCGACCCATTGGCCAAACGGGTCTTCCGGGCCCACTGGCTGGAGGAGGCCCAGCACGCCAAGATGGACCATCTCGAGGCCCTGCGGTGTTTCGCGGACATGGAGGACTCCGAACGGGACCGGGCCGTCGGCGACCTGATCGAGCTGGTCCAGGCCGTGGATGGGCTGCTTCAAAAACAGTCCGCTTACGACGTCGAGAATCTCTCCGTCTATCTGGGGCGTACCTTCACGCCCGAAGAGAAGAAGGAAATCTTCGGCGAGGTCCTCAAGGTGAAGCGCTGGGTCTTTCTCTTCAGCGGGGTCACGCATCCGAATTTCATCGAGCTGTTCAATGAAGTCACCACCCTCCCCCAGCGGGAAAGGGTTCAATTGGCATTGGCGAGTTAA